CGGATGATGTCTACAGCTTCGAGGCGATGAAGATCCGCATCCTCAACGGCGGTCATCAATTGATTGCCGACGCCGGCGAAATCCTCTCGGTCGAATTCATTTCGGGCTGCATGAATCACCCGCTGATCGGCGCATATTTTCGCAAGACGGTCACGACAGAGATCGCGCCCCATGTGGCAGATGTTCCGGGCACGACAGCGCAGGCCTATGCCGGTTTGATCAGCCAGCGCTTCTCGAACCCCGAGATTGTCGATACGGTCCGCCGTGTGGCCTTTGACGGATCCTCGCGGCAAACCGGATTTATCCTGCCAAGTCTGCGGGACGCGCTTGCCAAAGGCGCTGCAATGCAGGGGCTTGCCCTGTCGCAGGCGATCTGGGCGCGCATGTGCGAGGGCACGCGTGAGGACGGGACGACGATCCAGCCCAATGACCCGATCTGGGCGCAACTCAATAAGGCTGCGCAGGCGGCCCGATCCAATCCTCAGGTCTGGCTGAACCAACGCGACCTTTACGGGGAACTGGCAGACAACATCCCGTTTCAACGCGCTTTCGTCCGCTGGTTGAAGCTGATCTGGTCGGATGGTCTGGAAGCCACCCTTCGCTCATATCTCCAAGGACAGAATAAATGAAAGCCGTTGTTTTCAGCGCAAGGAATACAGTGCAATTCACCGATTTGCCCGACCCCAGGCCGAATGCGGGCGAAGTCGTGGTCGAGGTCAAGGCCAGTGGTATCTGCCACACCGATTACGAGGTGTTGAAGGACAATTATGGCACCGGCGCCTTTCCGGTCGTTCCCGGCCATGAATACGCCGGAGTTGTCGTTGAAACCGGGGAGGGCGTCACCAATGTCAGCAAGGGGGATCGCGTTGTCGTTGATCCCAACCTTGAATGCGGGACCTGCTGTGCCTGCAAGCGTGGCTGGGCGCATCTGTGCGAAAATCTGGGCGCCTATGGCGTGACGACGAATGGCGGGTTCGCCGAACGCAGTGTTGTCAAGGCGTCGGCGGTTCATCCCATTGGTGAGATGAGCTATATGCAAGCCGCTTTGGCAGAACCGATGGGCTGTGTTCTCAACGGGCTGGACGCGGTGCATGCGCCCTGGATGGAAGAGGCGCTGATTTTCGGGGCAGGGCCGATGGGCCTCTTGATGGGGCTGGCGCTCAGGGCGGAAGGTCTGTCCAATATTGCCTTCGTAGATATCGCGCAAAGCCGGCTGGAGCTGGCGTCCAGTTTCGGATTCGCGGCGGTGGCATCCGGCTCGGACGAATTGAAGGAATGGCATCGCCGGGGCGATCTTGTCGTTGACGCCACTGGCGTTCCGGCTGTCGCAGCCGGCTTGCCGACATATATGGCAAATGGTGGCAAAGGTCTGTTTTTCGGGGTCTGCCCGTCCTCTGCCAGAATCGAAATCTCCCCTTTCGAGGTGTTTCGTCGGCAGTTGACGCTTGCCGGATCGCATTCGCTCAACCACAACATCCCCCGGTCGTTGGGGGTCATATCGAAAATCGGCAATGACATTGATCGCACGGTTTCACACAGGCTGTCCCTGCGCGAGATTTCCGATATCCTCGCGAGCAAACCACCAGAAAACAGCCTGAAGGTCCAGTGGTCCGGTGAATGAGGTAAGGTCCGGCTTTCCGATCATCCTGTGAAGCAGTCGTCGAAGGGCAATCGCTTCCCTTCGGCGACCCCATGGTGATGCAATCGCCGGCGATGACATCCGCGTGCCCAGGGGACGATGGGAACCCAAATGGGCGGTCGCGCTGGGGAAGGCAAAGCGGTCAGACTTGCTCTGGCTTCATGTTCTTGAAGCCGATGACGCGGGCGCTGTGGTCCCGCAGCCTCTAGCGCTGCCAGCTATCTCCAATAGACGAGGTAACGCTGCGCCCAGGGAAACGCGCGGTGGCTCATGCTCATGAGGAGGCGAGATAGCCTGGCGCGGTGAGGGCGGGAGCTATACCGGATTTTGGGTGACGGGGCCTGATCAAGCGGCGCGGTTTTTGGTGTCCTTTGCAGCGACACCGTCAGTGACGGTGACGCCTTCGATGACCATTGGCAACCGGTTCGCGCCCTTCAGGCGGCGCCACGTCCTGGCAGCGGCCTGAACCAGCTTGAAGACCATGAGCTTGTTGGTCTTCTGCGACAGCGCCCGCTTGGTTCGGACAGTCCTGTGCCGGACGGTGGCGAAGACGCTCTCGATCGGGTTGCCTGTGCGCAGGTGATCCCAGTGGGCCGCGGGGAAGTCACGGAACGCCAAGAGGGCGTCGCGGTCCTTTGTCAGGCAGGTCGCCTTCTCGTATTTGCTCCCGTATTTCTCGGCGAAGGTGTCCATGGCTGTCTCGGCGGCAGCGCGGGTCTCGGCCTGCCAGATTTCGCGCAGATCGGTCTTCACCGTGGGCTGCATCGATTTCGGGAACTTGTTCAGGACATTGGCGCTCTTGTGGACCCAGCACCTCTGGTGACGCGTGCCCGGGAAGACCTCGTCGAGCGCTTTAAAGACATGGTAGGGCGCGTTGCGGCCTCCGCGATGGCTTCGGCGTCTCGGTCGTCGGTCTTGTGGACCTTCACGTAAGGCCGGACGTACTGGGGCGACATCAAGCGCGGTTCGTGGCCCTGCTCGACACAGAAATGACCAAGGTGGTGGGCCCCACCGCACGCCTCCATCGCCACGATGCAAGGAGGGAGGCCCGACAGGAAAGCCTGGAGCCGATGGCGTTGGACGCATGTACGCAGGACAACCGCGTTATCCCTATCAAGCCCCGCAACGCTGCAGGTCGTCTTCCCCAGATCGATGCCCAGTGCTGCGATATCCATCGGAATGCTCCTCTCCCTCCGTTGTTTCCACAACAATAGCTGCGGTCTTGGCAGGAAGGCAGTTCATCCCATCGGGTCATTGCTCAAATGATCCAGCACGTTCCAAAATAAAAAGGGGGAAGTCTTGGGGGAAATAATTCCACATTAGGGCGAAAAATTAAATTAAAACAGGAAGTTGCACTGGATAAGTGGCGGAGGCGGTGGGATTCGAACCCACGGTGGGCGTTAACCCACGTCGGTTTTCAAGACCGGTGCATTCAACCACTCTGCCACGCCTCCGACGGTGGTGGATTAACGGCTTGTGCGACCATGCGCAAGCCGTTGATGTCAATCAGCGGCGCAGGGTGACGGTGTTCGTGGCGCTGGTGATTTCAACCGAGGAAATCGGAGCCAGTTGCGTGCTGGACAGTGCCAGGGCAGCGGTGATCGGATCGTTTGGACGTCGGGCAATCTGACCCGCCGGCGCATCGGGCGCCGGGGGCCAGCCGACCAGACGCAGCCGCAATACGCCATCACTGTCCGGGGTGATCCGTTCCGCCGGTTGCGGTCTTGCAGTGACAAGTTCGACCGACGCATAACCCTTGGTGGGCGTTGTCGCAGTCACGACCAGAAGGCGGCCTTCGTTCAGAGGTTCCCATCGCGCCGAAGATATCTGTCCGATGACCGGGCGAAGCTCGCTGCTTTGTTCATAGCCTGTTTCGGGTTCCAGCGTGCTTCGCGGTGGTTCGCTCGAGAACCAGCCGAGCGGGTTCCAGCCGCTGTCACCGCAAGCTGTCAGGAACAGGGCTGAACACAAAAGTGGCACGGTCAGTTTTCTCATGGCGACATCCCTTGCTTTTGAGGGGATTGTTAGGCGAAAGCGGGCCGGGGGGAAAGCCTCTTTGACCTTGGTGCAGACACGCGCTAACCCGTCTGCGTAAAAGGAGATTGCAGATGGCCAGCCCCGCATTCGAAGAAATTGCAGAAACTTTCGACTTTCTTGATGACTGGGAGGAACGCTATCGCCATGTCATTGAACTGGGCAAGGCCATGCCGGCCATGGACCCGGCGTTTCAGGTGCCTGCCACCAAAGTCGACGGTTGCGCCAGCCAGGTCTGGATCATGCCCCGCATCGAGAACGGTCGGTTCGACTTTCAGGGTGACAGCGATGCGATGATCGTGCGTGGTCTGATCGCCATCCTGCATGCGCTCTATTCAGGGCTGACGGTCGAGGAAGTCACGCGGGTCGATGCCCCTGCCGAGATGGCCCGGCTGGGGCTGGATGAGCATCTTTCGGCGCAAAGGTCCAATGGCCTGCGCGCCATGGTGGACCGGATCAGGCTGCTTGCCGCCGACGCAATGTGATCCAGCCGCCGCCCAGAACCCGGGTCGAGCCCGTTTCGTAAAAGACACAGGCCTGACCCGGGCTGACGCCTTCTTCGGGATCCAGCAGTTCTACCTCGGCGCGCCCGTTGTCCAGCGGCCGCAGCAAGGCAGGCTTGGGGGGGCGGGTCGAGCGAATGCGCACCATGCAGGGCATCTCGGCGGTCAACGGGGTGTCACCCAGCCAGTTGACCTCGCTGACGGGGACGATGGTCGTCGCCAGAGCAGCCTTGGGGCCGACGACGACATGGCGCAGATCGGGGTCCAGCCGCACGACGTAAAGCGGATCCCCCAGTCCGCCGATGCCAAGACCGCGACGCTGCCCGATGGTATAATGGATCACGCCGCGGTGCTGACCCAGAACATTGCCCTGCATGTCGACGATATCGCCGGGATCCGCGGCGCCGGGGCGCAATTTTTCGATGACGGCAGCGTAATTGCCGTTGGGAACGAAGCAGATATCCTGACTGTCGGGCTTGTCCGCCACGCCCAGGCCGTATTCCTCGGCCAGGGCGCGGGTTTCTGCCTTGCTTTCCAGATGGCCCAATGGAAAGCGCAGGAAATCCAGCTGCTCCTGCGTGGTCGAGAACAGGAAATAGCTCTGATCGCGATTCGCATCTGCCGCCATGTGCAGTTCGGCTTTGGTTGCTCCGGCCTTGCGTTGGATATAGTGCCCCGTGGCCATGCAATCAGCATCCAGATCGCGCGCAGTTTGCAGAAGATCCCTGAACTTCACCCGTTCGTTGCAACGAATGCAGGGAACCGGCGTCGCCCCGGCCAGATAGGCATCGGCAAATTCATCGATGACGGATTCGCGAAACTTGTTTTCATAATCAAGGACGTAATGCGGAAATCCCATGCGTTCGGCAACGCGCCGCGCGTCATGGATATCCTGTCCGGCGCAGCAGGCGCCCTTCTTGGCAAGCGCGGCGCCGTGATCGTAAAGCTGCAGGGTCACGCCAATGACATCATAGCCTTCCGATTTCAGCTTTGCGGCCACGACCGAACTGTCCACGCCTCCGGACATGGCAACGACAACCCGCGTCTGCGACGGCGGCTTGGCAAAGCCGAGGCTGTTCAACGGCATATCGCGCGCCGGAGCGCGGGTGGTGGTGGTCATTGTCATTGGATGTCTCGGAGCTTTGACGCGAATTCAGACAAAATATAGGTAAATTCCCGTCATTCTCAACCCATGGCCGGCCAAAAAACCTGCGACGCTAACGGGCGCTTAAGCCCGTCGTGGCATGATCTCTGGCGATGCAGAGGACAGATGGAATGTTCGTGAAGAAGACCAGCAGACCCAGGACGGTGACTTTGCCCAATGGCCAGATACTGACGATGGCTGACTTGCCGCCCACAACGACCCGATGGGTCGCACGACGCAAGGAAATCGTGGTACGTGCGGTTGAATATGGATTGCTGTCGCGCGACGAGGCCATGCGCCGCTATGGCCTTTCGGATGAAGAGTTTGACAGTTGGATCAATGCCGTGAAACTGCATGGCCCCGCAGCACTGAAAGTCACGGCGACCAAGCGCTATCGGCAAGGGTAATTCAACTATTGATAGATTTTTTTTCTCCGGTAACAACATATTAACGATATTTGCCGATGTTCTTTGCGGAACCTATGACCTCAGGGGGCTAAACATGCGGATATTGCTGGTAGAGGACGATCCCAACACTGCACGTGCAATCGAGCTGATGCTGACGGCGGCCAGCTATAATGTCTTTCGGACCGATATGGGCGAAGAGGGCATCGATCTGGCCAAACTGTATGACTATGATCTGATCCTGCTGGATCTGGACCTGCCGGACATGCATGGAATGGAAGTTTTGCGGCATTTGCGCATGGCGCGGATCGATACGCCAATCCTGATCCTGACCGGTTCCGATGATACCGAAAGCAAATTGCGCGGTTTCGGTTTCGGCGCTGACGACTACATGACCAAGCCTTTCAACCGCGAGGAGTTGCAGGCGCGGATTCAGGCGATCATTCGCCGTTCGAAAGGGCACAGCCAGGCCACGATCCAGACCGGAGAGATCGTCGTGAATCTGGACACGAGATCGGTCGAGGTGAACGGCAAGGCGGTCAATCTGACCGGCAAGGAATACCAGATTCTCGAACTGCTCAGCCTGCGCAAGGGAACGACACTGACGAAAGAAATGTTCTTGAACCACCTTTACGGCGGAATGGATGAGCCCGAACTGAAGATCATTGATGTCTTCATCTGCAAGCTGCGCAAGAAGCTGTCCGAGGCTCTGGGAGGCGAGAACTATATCGAGACCGTATGGGGGCGTGGATATGTCTTGCGCGATCCGGGGCCTGCCGAAGAAGGCAGGATCGCCATCGGAGCATAGATCAGTGCCGCGTGGTCAGGAAGACGGCGGCCATCGGATCTGTCATGTGCGGATATTCGGAGAGGGCGGGGAAGGCCGGATCAGCCTTCCCCGTTTTTTGATGTCAGCGGCAAGAAACCAAGACGTCTGGAAACCTTTGCCGCTGATCACAGGGCTTAGATCAATTTACCCATGGCAACGGCCGTGTCGGACATGCGGTTGGAGAAGCCCCATTCATTGTCATACCAGGTCAGGATCCGGCACAGCTTGCCTTCCATGACCTTGGTCTGATCCATATGGAACACCGAGGAATGCGGGTCGTGATTGAAATCCGAGGAAACCAGCTTCTCTTCGGTATAGCCCAGAATGCCTTTCAGCTGGCCATCGGCCGCGGATTTGATCGCCGCATTGATTTCTTCGACCGTGGTTTCACGCTTGGCTTCGAAAACCAGATCCACGACCGACACATTCGGGGTCGGAACACGGATGGCTACGCCGTCCAGGCGACCCTTCAGTTCGGGCAGCACCAGACCAACGGCCTTGGCCGCACCGGTCGAGGTCGGGATCATCGAGAGACCTGCGGCGCGGGCGCGATACAGATCCTTGTGCATGGTGTCCAGCGTCGGCTGGTCGCCGGTATAGCTGTGGATCGTGGTCATGAAACCGCGGTCGATCCCGATCGTGTCGTTCAGGACCTTGGCCACCGGCGACAGGCAGTTGGTGGTGCAGCTTGCATTGGAAACCACCAGATCGTCCGAGGTCAGCGTGTCGTCATTCACTCCGAAGACGATGGTCTTGTCGGCGCCTTCGCCAGGGGCGGAGATCAGCACGCGTTTTGCACCGGTTTCAAGATGCGCCTGGCATTTCTCTTTCGAGGCGAAGATGCCGGTGCATTCCATGATGACATCGACATCACCCCAAGGCAGTTCTGCCGGATTGCGGATCGCGGTGACCTTGATCGGTCCGCGACCGACATCAATTGACGAGCCGTCAACGGTCACCGTTGCCGGAAAGCGCCCGTGAACGCTGTCGTAGCGCAGCAAATGGGCATTGGTTTCCACCGGACCCAGATCGTTGATGGCAACGACTTCGATATCGGTGCGCCCCGACTCAACGATTGCGCGCAAGACGTTGCGCCCGATGCGTCCGAAACCGTTGATGGCGACTTTGACTGCCATGGTTCTTTCTCCCGACCAGATGACGTTGGGCATCATCTAACGCGGCAATCCGCCCGATGCAAATGCAGTTGATTTCGCGACCTTGGAAAATTACCGGATGTGGTCCCCGGGCAAACGGATGTCAGCGCCAGAAGCTGACGTAATCGATCAGGGCCGCAAGCTGTTTGCCCACCATAACCGGAAGCCCGGCGTCGAACCACAGCATGTCAGCGGCAAAGACGCCAAGGATCAGAAGCCCCAATGCGATTGCAATCTGGTTGGTCATCTTGCGCCTTTCGTGTTGAACGCATTGCCCGCGCAAGATGCTATCACTGCAAGGGGGGCTCAAGCCTGAATCAGCAGTCATGGGACGTCGTCGCTATGCGTCCTCATCGTCGGTGGGCTGCTGCAATGTCAATTCACCCATGGCCTCCAGTTCCCGAATTGCAGTGATCACCTGATTCTGCGCCTCTTCGACATCGCGAGGGTTGATCTTGCCCAGATCGGCAAGATCATCACGCAGGGCTTCGGCCATGCGCTGCGATATATTGGCAAGAATGTATTCTGTCGCAGCCTGTTGTTCGGCCGTCTTTCCCGACAGGGCGCGCAGCAGGACCGGTTGTTCGACCTCTCGCAGGATGCGGGGAATGTCGCGCCGTGCGATCCGGGCCGGGATATGGGCAAAGACGAAAATGCTGCGCCGCACACCATCGGCAAACTCCATGTCCTCTGCCTCGAGAGATCCCAGGACCTCTTCGCGCAGATCCGCCGTTGCAAGGTTCAGGATCGCCCCGATCCTTTCTGTCGCCGGTGTGTCGATTGCCGGGCGGGGCAGGGATTCAGCGGCCTGCAGCAGGATAAGGCCAACGCGATGAAGGGTTTCCGCGCCGATGTTTCCGGTCATGGACATGGCCTGGGCGACAGCCCTTGCGCGATCACGCGGCAGGCTGGAAAATACATCTGACGCCCTGGGCACGGGCAGTTTGGACAGCATCAGCGCTACCATTTCCACGGATTCGCTGCTGGCCAGTGAGATCAGGCTCTCTTTGCCCAGTGCCGCAATGCGTTGCCAGGGATCCCCACGTCCGGACATGGCGGCGATGCGGCGCAGACGGTCGGCGCTGTCCTGTGACAGCTTTCCCCCCAACATCTCCAGCGTACCATCGAGATTGCCGGGAAAGGTCACGCCGACCGCTTCAAGATTTTCGCAAAATTCGTTGATCACGGCGTCACGTGTCTGCCGGTCGATCAATTCCATTCCGGCCATTTCTTCGGCCAGCAAGGTCTGCAAATCCACGTTCAACCGTGTCAGGCTGACCGCTTCGTCATCTTCCTCATCCAGCAGAAGGCGCACGATGACCGCCGCCTTCTGCCTTTGTGTCAGGCTGCGCTGAATATCCATCCTTCACCCGAAATGACCACGATGTCCAAGTCGCGGCCAGATTGGATGAAATTTCCTAAGATCGGGTTAGCGATCCGGTCGTTCAGATGGCGGCCTCTTCAAAAACGCGGCGGAAGATCGTGTCGACATGTTTGGTGTGATAGCCGAGGTCGAATTTTTCTTCGATCTCTGCCGGGGACAGTGCCGCGGTCACATCGGAGTCAGCAAGCAATTCTTCTTTGAAATCCTTGCCTTGCTCCCAAACCTTCATGGCGTTTCTTTGAACCAGCCGATAGGCGTCCTCGCGCGATACACCGGCCTGCGTCAGAGCCAGAAGAACCCTTTGGCTCATGACCAGTCCCTTGAACTTGTTCATGTTCGCCAACATGGTCTCGGGGTAGACGACCAGTTTTTCGACCACGCCGGCCAGACGGTTCAGCGCGAAATCCAGCGTGATGGTTGCATCCGGCGCAATGCCGCGTTCCACCGAGGAGTGACTGATGTCACGCTCATGCCACAGGGCGACATTTTCCATGGCCGGGACGACGGTCATCCGCACCAGCCGGGCAAGGCCGGTCAGGTTTTCGGTCAGGACCGGGTTGCGCTTGTGCGGCATTGCCGACGAGCCCTTCTGTCCGGGGCTGAAGAATTCTTCGGCTTCCAGAACCTCGGTCCGCTGCATGTGGCGGATTTCGATGGCGACATTCTCGATCGAGCTGGCAATCACGCCAAGCGTGGCAAAGAACATGGCGTGGCGGTCGCGCGGGATCACCTGGGTCGAGATCGGCTCGGGGCGCAGACCCATCTGCTTGCAGACATGTTCCTCGACGGCAGGATCGATATTGGCGAATGTGCCGACGGCGCCCGAGATTGCTCCGGTGGCGATTTCGGCGCGCGCAGCCTGCAGGCGGGCCTTGTTGCGGGCCATTTCGGCATAGAACCGGGCAAAGGTCAGCCCCATGGTGGTCGGTTCGGCATGGATGCCGTGGCTGCGGCCGATGCGCACCGTGTCCTTGTGCTCATAGGCCCGGGTCTTCAGCGCCGCGAGCAGCCTGTCCATATCCGCCAGCAGGATATCGGCGGCGCGAACCAGCTGGACGTTCAGCGTGGTGTCCAGAACATCCGAAGAGGTCATGCCCTGGTGGACGAAACGTGCCTGTTCGGATCCGATATGCTCGGCCAGGTGGGTCAGAAAGGCGATCACGTCATGTTTGGTCACCGCCTCGATTTCATCAATGCGGTCGACGTTGAATTCGACATCCTTGGCGCGCCAGACGGCCTGTGCGTTTTCCTTGGGGATCACGCCCAGTTCGGCTTGGGCATCGCAGGCATGGGCTTCGATTTCATACCAGATCCGAAACTTGGTCTCGGGCGACCAGATTGCGGTCATTTCAGGGCGTGCATAGCGAGGGATCATGGGGGGCTCCTTATCGTTGGGGCGGGAATAGCCTTGTGGCCGCGTGGGGGCAAGTTTTCATCCCGCTTTCCGCGACATGAGGGGAACAAAGCCCGCGGGATCCGGGTTCTTCACCGGGACGTCGTGACAATTCAACGAGGAAAACCATGCCATCCAGCACAACAGGAAAAACGGGACCCGGCGCGGCAGGCCCCGCATCGGGCGCGGTGGGACAGTTGCTGATCTGGGGCGGGGTGGCGCTTGGCGTGGCTGGCGTCACGGCGGCAGGCGTGATCGCCGCGCGCAGGCTGACCGACCGCGCGAATGGCGATGACCCGCGTCCGCACATGGGGAAAGGGGGCGGTCGTGACGATCAACCTGCCCCAGGACATGGCCCCGCAGCTGCGACGGACCGCGACCCCGGAAACAGCCAGGATCTGGCCGTCGAACTGACCGACAAGGCGAACAGGCTGTCTGACGGGCTGAACGGGGTGGTGCGCACCATCATCGCAGCCTTTGAGAGCCTGCGTATGGTTGCAGATCAATCAGCCAGGCTACTTGAAGATTTTGCCGTTGTGGCCGATCAGGTCAATGACATCTTGCAAAGCTCTTCACGTCCTCCACATCGTGAAGACGAAGCCGGTGATGATCGCGAACGCAAAGCTTGAGAACCATCAGGAAGTCCGTGCCGATGCCAAACTCTGATCGCCGAGGGATATATGACGCATTGTTCGGAGATCTGGACCCCGAGACACGCCGGAAATACGGTTTGGTTCAGCCGGAGCCCGCCAGAGACAATGGGAAGAGGTCAGGTTCAGGGAATTCGGATCGCGGGATCAAGCCAAAGGATGCGATCGCCATTGCCAGAAAGACCCTGTCGCGGGTAGGCGAAGATCGGGTGACGGCCGTTGCTGGAGGGGTGACCTTCTTTGGCTTGCTGTCGCTCTTTCCTGCCATCACGGCTTTCGTGTCGATCTATGGTTTGATTGCCGATCCGGCGATCATCGCCGAGCATCTCAGTCTTCTTCAGCGCTTCATGCCGGAAGGGACGCTGAACATCATTCGCACGCAGGTTGAAAGCATCGCCAGTTCGTCTGGCAGTGCCTTGTCGGCGGCGGGTATCGTCGGGCTGTTGATGTCCTTCTACAGTGCCAACAGCGGGATGAAGGCGATGCTCTCGGCCCTGAATGTGGCCCAGATGCAAAAGGAACGCCGCGGTTTTCTGCGCCTGAACCTTGTCGCCATGGGCTTTACCCTTGCGGCGCTGGCAATGCTTGCACTGATGCTGACTGCGGTGACGGTCGTGCCGCTGGCGCTTGCCTGGCTGCCTGTCGAACAGGATCAACGGTTGTGGCTGCAGTCGATCCGCTGGCCGGTCATGTTTGCATTGCTGGTGCTGGCCCTGTCCGGGCTATACAGATGGGGACCGGCGGCAGCCGGGCGACGCTGGCGCTGGATCTCTCCGGGGGCGGTGTTTGCGGCTGTGTCACTGGTCGTCGTGTCGATGGCCTTCAGTTGGTATGCTGCGAATTTTGCCAATTACAACAAGACCTATGGCTCATTGGGGGCGGTGATCGGCCTGATGATGTGGCTCTGGCTCAGTTCGACAGTGGTTCTGGTCGGGGCCGAGTTGAACTCGGCGGTGGAACAGCGCATGAAGGAAAAAGCCCAAAGCGGCCCATCTGATCGTCAGGAACAATGAATGACAATTTCTCCATTTCTGCCTCTGATCCTGGCCATTGCGCTGGAGGTTGTGGGGACTTCGCTGTTGCAGCAATCCTCGCAATTCAGCCGACTGTGGCCGACCATCGGCATGGCAATATGCTATCTGGCCAGTTTCTACCTGTTGTCGCTCAGCCTGCGGGTCCTGCCTCTGGGCATCGCCTATGCGATCTGGAGCGCCCTTGGCATCGTGCTGGTGGCCATGATCGGATGGCTGGTTTTCGGACAGAAGCTTGACCTGCCTGCCGTCATTGGCATGGGGCTGATCATTGCCGGGGTAATCGTGGTCAATCTTTTCTCACGCACTGTCGGGCACTGAACGACTAGCGTTCGGTCAGTTTGAGTTCGATCCTGCGGTTCTGTGCCAGGGCCTCGGGACTGGATCCCTGCGCGACGGGCCTTGTGTCGGAAAAACCCGTCGGTGCCAGACGGTTGGCCGGAAAACCCAGATTTTCGGTCATGTAGCGAACCACTGCCAGAGCGCGGGCCTGGCTAAGCTCCCAATTGTCGCGATAGCGCCCGCTGCCTGACAGCGGCGTGCTGTCGGTATGGCCGTCGACACGGATGATCCAGTCGATCTCGGGTGGAATATCATCTGCAATATCGGAAAGCATGTCTGCGACACCCGCAACCTGTTTCCGTCCGGCTTCGGACAGATTGGCCTCGCCGGGGGCAAAAAGGACTTCCGACTGAAAGACGAAGCGGTCACCGACGATCCGAACCCCTTCGCGCCCTGACAGGATCTGTGACAGCCGGCCAAAGAATTCCGAGCGATATCGTGCCAGATCGCGCGCCTCTTCCTCGGCCTTCTTGCGGGCTTCCTCTTCCAGCGCGAGGCGACGTTCCTTTTCCTCGGCGGCGCGCAGCAAGGCGGCATTCAACTGCTGGCCCAGCTTTTCGACGCGCAGTTCCGCGTCGCGCTGGTCTTCTCCGGCAACATCCAGCAGGGC
This is a stretch of genomic DNA from Paracoccus seriniphilus. It encodes these proteins:
- the ctrA gene encoding response regulator transcription factor CtrA; this encodes MRILLVEDDPNTARAIELMLTAASYNVFRTDMGEEGIDLAKLYDYDLILLDLDLPDMHGMEVLRHLRMARIDTPILILTGSDDTESKLRGFGFGADDYMTKPFNREELQARIQAIIRRSKGHSQATIQTGEIVVNLDTRSVEVNGKAVNLTGKEYQILELLSLRKGTTLTKEMFLNHLYGGMDEPELKIIDVFICKLRKKLSEALGGENYIETVWGRGYVLRDPGPAEEGRIAIGA
- a CDS encoding flagellar motor switch protein FliG; the encoded protein is MDIQRSLTQRQKAAVIVRLLLDEEDDEAVSLTRLNVDLQTLLAEEMAGMELIDRQTRDAVINEFCENLEAVGVTFPGNLDGTLEMLGGKLSQDSADRLRRIAAMSGRGDPWQRIAALGKESLISLASSESVEMVALMLSKLPVPRASDVFSSLPRDRARAVAQAMSMTGNIGAETLHRVGLILLQAAESLPRPAIDTPATERIGAILNLATADLREEVLGSLEAEDMEFADGVRRSIFVFAHIPARIARRDIPRILREVEQPVLLRALSGKTAEQQAATEYILANISQRMAEALRDDLADLGKINPRDVEEAQNQVITAIRELEAMGELTLQQPTDDEDA
- the purB gene encoding adenylosuccinate lyase, yielding MIPRYARPEMTAIWSPETKFRIWYEIEAHACDAQAELGVIPKENAQAVWRAKDVEFNVDRIDEIEAVTKHDVIAFLTHLAEHIGSEQARFVHQGMTSSDVLDTTLNVQLVRAADILLADMDRLLAALKTRAYEHKDTVRIGRSHGIHAEPTTMGLTFARFYAEMARNKARLQAARAEIATGAISGAVGTFANIDPAVEEHVCKQMGLRPEPISTQVIPRDRHAMFFATLGVIASSIENVAIEIRHMQRTEVLEAEEFFSPGQKGSSAMPHKRNPVLTENLTGLARLVRMTVVPAMENVALWHERDISHSSVERGIAPDATITLDFALNRLAGVVEKLVVYPETMLANMNKFKGLVMSQRVLLALTQAGVSREDAYRLVQRNAMKVWEQGKDFKEELLADSDVTAALSPAEIEEKFDLGYHTKHVDTIFRRVFEEAAI
- the gap gene encoding type I glyceraldehyde-3-phosphate dehydrogenase — encoded protein: MAVKVAINGFGRIGRNVLRAIVESGRTDIEVVAINDLGPVETNAHLLRYDSVHGRFPATVTVDGSSIDVGRGPIKVTAIRNPAELPWGDVDVIMECTGIFASKEKCQAHLETGAKRVLISAPGEGADKTIVFGVNDDTLTSDDLVVSNASCTTNCLSPVAKVLNDTIGIDRGFMTTIHSYTGDQPTLDTMHKDLYRARAAGLSMIPTSTGAAKAVGLVLPELKGRLDGVAIRVPTPNVSVVDLVFEAKRETTVEEINAAIKSAADGQLKGILGYTEEKLVSSDFNHDPHSSVFHMDQTKVMEGKLCRILTWYDNEWGFSNRMSDTAVAMGKLI
- the mnmA gene encoding tRNA 2-thiouridine(34) synthase MnmA encodes the protein MTTTTRAPARDMPLNSLGFAKPPSQTRVVVAMSGGVDSSVVAAKLKSEGYDVIGVTLQLYDHGAALAKKGACCAGQDIHDARRVAERMGFPHYVLDYENKFRESVIDEFADAYLAGATPVPCIRCNERVKFRDLLQTARDLDADCMATGHYIQRKAGATKAELHMAADANRDQSYFLFSTTQEQLDFLRFPLGHLESKAETRALAEEYGLGVADKPDSQDICFVPNGNYAAVIEKLRPGAADPGDIVDMQGNVLGQHRGVIHYTIGQRRGLGIGGLGDPLYVVRLDPDLRHVVVGPKAALATTIVPVSEVNWLGDTPLTAEMPCMVRIRSTRPPKPALLRPLDNGRAEVELLDPEEGVSPGQACVFYETGSTRVLGGGWITLRRRQAA
- a CDS encoding DUF1153 domain-containing protein — its product is MFVKKTSRPRTVTLPNGQILTMADLPPTTTRWVARRKEIVVRAVEYGLLSRDEAMRRYGLSDEEFDSWINAVKLHGPAALKVTATKRYRQG
- a CDS encoding alcohol dehydrogenase catalytic domain-containing protein, producing MKAVVFSARNTVQFTDLPDPRPNAGEVVVEVKASGICHTDYEVLKDNYGTGAFPVVPGHEYAGVVVETGEGVTNVSKGDRVVVDPNLECGTCCACKRGWAHLCENLGAYGVTTNGGFAERSVVKASAVHPIGEMSYMQAALAEPMGCVLNGLDAVHAPWMEEALIFGAGPMGLLMGLALRAEGLSNIAFVDIAQSRLELASSFGFAAVASGSDELKEWHRRGDLVVDATGVPAVAAGLPTYMANGGKGLFFGVCPSSARIEISPFEVFRRQLTLAGSHSLNHNIPRSLGVISKIGNDIDRTVSHRLSLREISDILASKPPENSLKVQWSGE
- a CDS encoding SufE family protein, translated to MASPAFEEIAETFDFLDDWEERYRHVIELGKAMPAMDPAFQVPATKVDGCASQVWIMPRIENGRFDFQGDSDAMIVRGLIAILHALYSGLTVEEVTRVDAPAEMARLGLDEHLSAQRSNGLRAMVDRIRLLAADAM